A single window of Carassius gibelio isolate Cgi1373 ecotype wild population from Czech Republic chromosome A19, carGib1.2-hapl.c, whole genome shotgun sequence DNA harbors:
- the LOC127935481 gene encoding CMP-N-acetylneuraminate-beta-galactosamide-alpha-2,3-sialyltransferase 1-like produces the protein MVVLLLKRHRYVTTLVSSIILLLLYFQNSLLILSERSPCACHICVSDRKKSDWFRERYNPNVPLLLNSTNSVLHADVSRWWKGLQTVPNTSSYTKVVDQLFSLFPDKHHYSDAGPDRCRTCAVVGNSGNLLGSNYGPRIDFHDFVIRINKGPTKGYEKDVGLKTTHRIMYPESAVDLDNSTHLVLFPFKILDIEWLISAFSSKTIIQTYSKVPSTIKANKDKVMVLHPAFIRYVFDNWAEGHGRYPSTGFLTLIFALHICDEVNVFGFGATSGGIWHHYFEKTLTSYQGVHAGKFENEIISQLQKINKILVHMGRT, from the exons ATGGTGGTTTTACTACTGAAACGTCACCGCTACGTGACCACACTCGTGAGCTCCATCATCTTGTTACTTCTGTACTTTCAAAACTCTTTGTTGATTTTATCTGAGAGATCTCCTTGTGCTTGCCACATCTGCGTTTCGGACAGAAAAAAAAGTGACTGGTTTAGAGAGCGATACAACCCCAACGTACCACTTCTGCTTAACAGCACCAACAGTGTATTGCATGCAGACGTCTCCAGGTGGTGGAAG GGTCTACAAACCGTACCAAATACCAGCAGTTACACAAAGGTGGTGGATCAGCTGTTTTCCCTCTTCCCCGACAAACATCACTACTCAGACGCCGGTCCAGACCGCTGCAGGACCTGTGCTGTGGTGGGAAACTCAGGGAACCTTCTGGGATCCAATTATGGGCCCCGCATAGATTTCCATGACTTTGTcataag GATAAATAAAGGCCCGACAAAAGGTTATGAGAAGGATGTGGGATTAAAGACGACTCACCGAATTATGTATCCTGAAAGCGCTGTGGACTTGGACAACTCCACCCATCTGGTGCTTTTTCCTTTTAAGATTCTGGACATTGAGTGGCTCATTAGTGCCTTCTCCAGTAAAACCATCATTCA AACATATTCCAAGGTCCCATCTACAATCAAAGCAAACAAGGACAAG gTGATGGTTCTTCACCCAGCATTCATAAGATATGTCTTTGATAACTGGGCAGAAGGCCATGGCAGATATCCATCCACTGGTTTCTTAACTCTGATATTCGCTCTTCACATCTGTGATGAG GTGAATGTATTTGGGTTTGGAGCTACCAGTGGTGGAATCTGGCATCattattttgaaaaaacattgaCTTCCTATCAAGGTGTTCACGCTGgaaaatttgaaaatgaaataatcaGTCAGCTCCAAAAGATAAACAAGATTCTGGTTCACATGGGTCGGACATGA